A portion of the Micromonospora tarapacensis genome contains these proteins:
- the dut gene encoding dUTP diphosphatase: protein MTDMVPVPVRRLDPELPVPAYAHPGDAGADLVAATDVELPPGGRALVPTGVAIALPEGYVGLVHPRSGLAARLGVTVLNAPGTVDAGYRGEILVNLINHDRAVPVKISRGDRIAQLVVQRVERAVFQPVAELPASGRGTGGHGSTGGHAGLVPPAATDGADGSEGTVSANSGGWTQ, encoded by the coding sequence GTGACCGATATGGTGCCCGTGCCGGTCCGACGGCTCGACCCCGAGCTGCCGGTGCCGGCGTACGCCCATCCCGGTGACGCCGGTGCCGACCTGGTGGCGGCCACCGACGTGGAGCTGCCGCCCGGCGGCCGGGCGCTGGTGCCGACCGGCGTGGCGATCGCCCTGCCCGAGGGATATGTGGGCCTGGTCCATCCCCGATCGGGGCTCGCGGCCAGACTCGGCGTGACGGTGCTCAACGCGCCCGGTACGGTCGACGCCGGCTACCGGGGTGAGATCCTGGTCAACCTGATCAACCATGATCGGGCCGTGCCGGTGAAGATCTCCCGGGGGGACCGGATCGCGCAGCTCGTCGTGCAGCGGGTGGAACGGGCGGTCTTCCAGCCGGTGGCCGAGCTGCCCGCGTCCGGACGCGGGACCGGCGGGCACGGCTCCACGGGCGGGCACGCCGGGCTGGTGCCGCCGGCGGCGACGGACGGCGCGGACGGAAGCGAGGGCACCGTGAGTGCGAACAGCGGAGGGTGGACGCAGTGA
- a CDS encoding potassium channel family protein: MHVVIMGCGRVGSTLAHNLESRGHSVAVIDQDADSFRRLRPDFAGTTVTGAGFDGDVLRQAGIERADAFAAVSSGDNSNIISARLARETFGVSRVAARIYDQRRAQVYERLGIPTVATVRWTADRMLRHLLPEGNVEIFRDPTSTVSIVEVPVHKDWIGHPVRELEEATGARVAYLIRFGIGTLPARSSILQEGDQVFMLVTDDMVNTVTSVAAAPEGGQ, encoded by the coding sequence GTGCATGTCGTGATCATGGGATGCGGCCGGGTCGGCTCGACCCTGGCCCACAACCTGGAGTCCCGGGGGCACTCGGTGGCGGTCATCGACCAGGACGCCGACTCGTTCCGCCGGCTGAGGCCCGACTTCGCCGGGACCACGGTCACCGGAGCCGGTTTCGACGGCGACGTGCTGCGTCAGGCCGGCATCGAACGGGCGGACGCCTTCGCCGCCGTCTCCAGCGGCGACAACTCCAACATCATCTCGGCTCGGCTGGCCCGCGAGACGTTCGGCGTCTCCCGGGTGGCGGCCCGCATCTACGACCAGCGCCGCGCGCAGGTCTACGAGCGGCTGGGCATCCCCACCGTGGCCACCGTCCGGTGGACGGCCGACCGGATGCTGCGGCACCTGCTGCCCGAGGGCAACGTGGAGATCTTCCGCGACCCGACGAGCACCGTCTCGATCGTCGAGGTGCCCGTGCACAAGGACTGGATCGGCCACCCGGTGCGGGAGCTGGAGGAGGCGACCGGGGCCCGGGTGGCGTACCTGATCCGCTTCGGTATCGGCACGCTGCCGGCCCGCTCCAGCATCCTGCAGGAGGGCGACCAGGTCTTCATGCTGGTCACCGACGACATGGTGAACACGGTCACCTCGGTGGCAGCGGCGCCGGAAGGAGGGCAGTGA
- a CDS encoding APC family permease, whose amino-acid sequence MARSTSLLKRLLVGRPFRSDRLKHTLLPKRIALPVFASDALSSVAYAPDEILLMLSIAGASTFVFSPWVALGVVVVMLTVVASYRQNVHAYPSGGGDYEVATVNLGRRAGVGVASALLVDYVLTVAVSVSSGVANLGSVLPFVATHKVLVAVTAVVLLAAVNLRGLRESGTAFAIPTYGFVIVIVGMILTGLVRIVVLGEDLRAPSAGLVIAAEWHDTTGWAMAFLLLRSFSSGCAALTGVEAISNGVPAFRAPKSRNAATTLLMLGLVAVTMLVGIIWLARLTGLQFVENPGLQIVAGPDGYVQKTVTAQLGETIFGAGSVLLFVVVGVTATILFVAANTAFTGFPVLGSILAQDRYLPRQLHTRGDRLAFSNGILFLASFAIVLIIGFQAEVTKLIQLYIVGVFVSFTLSQAGMIRHWNRLLPNERDPLVRRRMLRSRAINTFGMAMTGTVLVIVLITKFLLGAWIAIVAMGLIYVLMLAIRRHYDRVAVELTPDDDGRPVLPARNHAIVLVSKLHQPTLRAVAYAQATRPDTITAVTVNVDDHDTRQLQADWERRDVPIPLTVIDSPYREITRPILNYVAGVRRDSPRDVVTVFIPEYVVGRWWENLLHNQSALRLKGRLLFEPGVMVTSVPWQLASTAGKDLDRMDATLTRGPVRGPRVAQRSTLPPAVPPVDSAPLGENQAPSGEPR is encoded by the coding sequence GTGGCCCGATCCACCTCCCTGCTGAAGCGGTTGCTCGTCGGTCGACCGTTCCGGTCCGACCGGCTCAAGCACACCCTCCTCCCGAAGCGCATCGCCCTGCCCGTCTTCGCCTCGGACGCCCTGTCCAGCGTGGCGTACGCGCCGGACGAGATCCTGCTGATGCTCTCCATCGCGGGCGCCTCGACCTTCGTCTTCTCGCCGTGGGTCGCCCTCGGGGTGGTCGTGGTGATGCTCACCGTGGTGGCCAGCTATCGGCAGAACGTGCACGCCTACCCCTCCGGGGGCGGCGACTACGAGGTGGCGACGGTGAACCTCGGCCGGCGCGCCGGGGTGGGGGTGGCCAGCGCGTTGCTTGTCGACTACGTGCTGACGGTCGCCGTGTCCGTCTCCTCCGGGGTGGCCAACCTCGGCTCGGTCCTCCCCTTCGTGGCGACCCACAAGGTGCTCGTCGCCGTCACCGCCGTGGTGCTGCTGGCCGCGGTGAACCTGCGTGGCCTGAGGGAGTCGGGCACCGCGTTCGCGATCCCGACGTACGGCTTCGTCATCGTCATCGTCGGCATGATCCTCACCGGGCTGGTCCGGATCGTCGTGCTCGGGGAGGACCTGCGGGCGCCCAGCGCCGGCCTGGTCATCGCCGCCGAGTGGCACGACACGACCGGCTGGGCGATGGCGTTCCTGCTGCTGCGCAGCTTCTCCTCCGGCTGTGCCGCGCTCACCGGCGTGGAGGCGATCTCCAACGGGGTGCCGGCGTTCAGGGCGCCCAAGAGCCGCAACGCCGCCACCACCCTGCTGATGCTCGGCCTCGTCGCGGTGACCATGCTGGTCGGCATCATCTGGCTGGCCCGGCTCACCGGGTTGCAGTTCGTCGAGAACCCGGGCCTGCAGATCGTCGCCGGCCCCGACGGGTACGTGCAGAAGACCGTCACCGCCCAACTCGGTGAGACGATCTTCGGCGCCGGCTCGGTGCTGTTGTTCGTGGTCGTCGGGGTGACCGCCACGATCCTCTTCGTGGCCGCCAACACGGCCTTCACCGGCTTCCCGGTCCTCGGCTCGATCCTCGCCCAGGATCGCTACCTGCCCCGGCAGTTGCACACCCGGGGCGATCGGCTGGCCTTCTCCAACGGCATTCTCTTCCTGGCCAGCTTCGCGATCGTGCTGATCATCGGCTTCCAGGCCGAGGTGACGAAGCTCATCCAGCTCTACATCGTGGGCGTCTTCGTGTCGTTCACCCTGTCCCAGGCGGGGATGATCCGGCACTGGAACCGGCTGCTGCCCAACGAGCGGGACCCGCTGGTGCGTCGCCGGATGCTCCGTAGCCGGGCCATCAACACCTTCGGCATGGCGATGACCGGCACGGTCCTGGTCATCGTGCTGATCACCAAGTTCCTGCTCGGCGCGTGGATCGCCATCGTCGCGATGGGTCTGATCTACGTGCTGATGCTGGCCATCCGCCGGCACTACGACCGGGTGGCCGTCGAGCTGACCCCGGACGACGACGGTCGGCCGGTGCTGCCGGCCCGCAACCACGCGATCGTGCTGGTCAGCAAGCTGCACCAGCCGACGCTGCGGGCGGTGGCGTACGCCCAGGCCACCCGGCCGGACACCATCACCGCGGTGACCGTCAACGTGGACGATCACGACACCCGGCAGTTGCAGGCCGACTGGGAACGCCGGGACGTGCCGATCCCGCTCACCGTGATCGACTCGCCGTACCGGGAGATCACCCGCCCGATCCTGAACTACGTGGCCGGTGTCCGCCGCGACTCACCGCGCGACGTGGTGACCGTCTTCATCCCCGAGTACGTGGTCGGACGCTGGTGGGAGAACCTGCTGCACAACCAGAGCGCGCTACGGCTGAAGGGCCGGCTGCTGTTCGAGCCCGGGGTGATGGTGACCAGCGTGCCGTGGCAGCTCGCCTCGACCGCCGGCAAGGACCTCGACCGGATGGACGCCACGCTCACCCGGGGGCCGGTCCGGGGTCCCCGGGTGGCCCAGCGCAGCACCCTGCCGCCGGCCGTCCCCCCGGTGGACTCCGCACCGCTCGGCGAGAACCAGGCACCGAGCGGGGAACCGCGGTGA
- a CDS encoding DUF3710 domain-containing protein has protein sequence MIFSRKRAAGRHAPDEQVAEVPEGVEPAPARGPYDVTEAPDGVQRLDLGSLQIPAVPDVEVRVQADPQGVVQQVVLVHGQSALQLGVFAAPRSEGIWGEVREEIRQSLFADGATVEEVAGEYGTELHARVRTDDGPTDLRFVGIDGPRWMVRAVYQGEAATRPAAAGPLAHCLDGLVVDRGVEAKPVREPLPLRLPREAGEAAAQAGQADAASAPGAR, from the coding sequence GTGATCTTCTCCCGAAAGCGGGCCGCGGGACGGCACGCCCCTGACGAGCAGGTCGCCGAGGTGCCCGAGGGCGTCGAGCCGGCGCCGGCGCGCGGGCCGTACGACGTGACCGAGGCGCCCGACGGGGTGCAGCGGCTCGACCTGGGCAGCCTGCAGATCCCGGCGGTACCCGATGTCGAGGTGCGGGTGCAGGCCGACCCGCAGGGGGTGGTTCAGCAGGTCGTGCTGGTGCACGGGCAGAGCGCCCTGCAACTCGGCGTCTTCGCCGCCCCACGGTCCGAGGGGATCTGGGGCGAGGTGCGCGAGGAGATCCGCCAGTCGCTGTTCGCCGACGGGGCCACCGTGGAGGAGGTCGCCGGCGAGTACGGCACGGAGCTGCACGCCCGGGTGCGTACCGACGACGGCCCGACCGACCTGCGGTTCGTCGGGATCGACGGGCCGCGCTGGATGGTCCGCGCGGTGTACCAGGGTGAGGCGGCCACCAGGCCGGCGGCGGCCGGCCCGCTGGCCCACTGCCTGGACGGGCTGGTCGTCGACCGGGGGGTGGAGGCCAAGCCGGTGCGTGAGCCCCTGCCGCTGCGGCTGCCGCGTGAGGCAGGCGAGGCGGCCGCACAGGCCGGGCAGGCGGATGCCGCCTCGGCGCCCGGCGCCCGCTGA
- a CDS encoding DUF3159 domain-containing protein, with translation MTTGQHPAAQPESGPADEERLPTVAEQMADQLGGWRGLVESSIPVVVFVIANILGELRPAVIASVAVAVLIGGLRLAQRRPVRHAVNGLFGIAIGAAIAWRTGDARDFYLPGILYGIGYGVALLVSAAIRQPLVGWIWSVLVARGSAVWRDDPKLVRTFTRLTVLWGVVWLAKVGVQAAIYLAARRFDQLGDEAAAADMETALGIARLALGYPPYVLLLLITVWAVRRVTREPGMAPLAS, from the coding sequence ATGACCACGGGACAGCATCCGGCCGCCCAGCCGGAGAGCGGGCCGGCGGACGAGGAGCGACTGCCCACCGTCGCCGAGCAGATGGCCGACCAGCTCGGCGGCTGGCGAGGGCTGGTCGAGTCCAGCATCCCGGTGGTGGTCTTCGTGATCGCCAACATCCTCGGCGAGCTGCGGCCCGCGGTGATCGCTTCGGTGGCGGTGGCGGTGCTGATCGGCGGGTTGCGACTGGCGCAACGCCGGCCGGTGCGGCACGCGGTCAACGGCCTGTTCGGCATCGCGATCGGCGCCGCCATCGCCTGGCGTACCGGCGACGCGCGCGACTTCTACCTCCCCGGGATCCTTTACGGCATCGGCTACGGGGTGGCGCTGCTGGTCTCGGCGGCGATCCGACAGCCGCTGGTCGGCTGGATCTGGTCGGTGCTGGTGGCCAGGGGCAGTGCCGTGTGGCGCGACGATCCCAAGCTGGTCCGCACCTTCACGAGACTGACCGTGCTGTGGGGTGTGGTGTGGCTGGCGAAGGTGGGCGTGCAGGCCGCGATCTACCTGGCTGCCCGCCGGTTCGACCAGCTCGGTGACGAGGCGGCGGCCGCGGACATGGAGACCGCACTCGGGATCGCCCGGCTGGCCCTGGGCTACCCGCCCTACGTGCTGCTGCTGCTGATCACGGTCTGGGCGGTGCGGCGGGTGACCCGCGAGCCCGGCATGGCCCCGCTGGCGAGCTGA
- a CDS encoding potassium channel family protein, with protein sequence MIVRVAIAGAGNVGRSIAQELIENGHQVMLIERQPRMLRPDRVPDAEWVLADACELASLDEADLARCDVVVAATGDDKVNLVVSLLAKTEFAVARVVARVNRAENEWLFTEQWGVDVAVSKPRVMAALVEEAVTVGDLVRLMTFRQGEANLVEITLPPTAPYVGHALREIPLPRDAALVAILRGKRVLVPSPDDPIEAGDELVFVCTAEVEDAVRAVVLGPDSVERTRESR encoded by the coding sequence GTGATCGTGCGAGTCGCCATTGCCGGCGCCGGCAACGTGGGTCGCTCCATCGCCCAGGAGCTGATCGAGAACGGCCACCAGGTGATGCTCATCGAGCGGCAGCCACGGATGCTGCGGCCGGACCGGGTGCCGGACGCGGAGTGGGTGCTGGCCGACGCCTGCGAGCTGGCCAGCCTGGACGAGGCCGACCTGGCCCGCTGCGACGTGGTGGTCGCGGCCACCGGCGACGACAAGGTCAACCTCGTGGTCTCGCTGCTGGCCAAGACCGAGTTCGCGGTGGCGCGGGTGGTCGCCCGGGTCAACCGGGCCGAGAACGAGTGGCTGTTCACCGAGCAGTGGGGCGTGGACGTGGCGGTCAGCAAGCCTCGGGTGATGGCCGCGCTGGTCGAGGAGGCGGTGACGGTCGGTGACCTGGTCCGCCTGATGACCTTCCGGCAGGGCGAGGCCAACCTGGTCGAGATCACGTTGCCGCCGACCGCCCCGTACGTCGGGCACGCACTGCGGGAGATCCCGCTGCCCCGGGACGCCGCGCTGGTGGCGATCCTGCGCGGCAAGCGGGTGCTGGTGCCCAGCCCGGACGACCCGATCGAGGCCGGCGACGAGCTGGTCTTCGTCTGCACCGCCGAGGTCGAGGACGCGGTCCGGGCGGTGGTGCTCGGCCCGGACAGCGTCGAGCGCACCCGGGAGTCGCGCTAG
- a CDS encoding OB-fold nucleic acid binding domain-containing protein, whose protein sequence is MTADEGRGSLRRMLRRLTASEAEIEAQQLQQESARCGAVPMLQCARGQVVSVSGRLRTVVYTPRTNQPALEADLYDGSDVVTLVWLGRRHIAGVEPGRHLTARGRIAVRDDRKVIYNPYYELEGGR, encoded by the coding sequence ATGACCGCCGACGAGGGTCGGGGTTCGCTGCGACGGATGCTGCGACGGCTAACCGCGAGCGAGGCCGAGATCGAGGCACAGCAGTTGCAGCAGGAGAGCGCCCGCTGCGGTGCGGTGCCGATGTTGCAGTGCGCGCGCGGGCAGGTGGTCTCGGTCAGCGGCCGACTGCGTACCGTCGTCTACACCCCGCGGACCAACCAGCCGGCGCTGGAAGCGGATCTCTATGACGGCAGTGACGTCGTGACACTGGTCTGGCTCGGCCGGCGGCACATCGCCGGCGTCGAACCGGGGCGGCACCTGACCGCCCGGGGAAGGATCGCGGTGCGCGACGACCGTAAAGTGATCTACAACCCGTACTACGAGCTGGAAGGCGGGCGATGA